One window of Nymphaea colorata isolate Beijing-Zhang1983 chromosome 1, ASM883128v2, whole genome shotgun sequence genomic DNA carries:
- the LOC116245078 gene encoding uncharacterized protein LOC116245078, giving the protein MDPNVRQLEEYCGDVDDEALSFSGMILHDDVEGEGPHSPKPWASPDFEFSRTSSCGPDADAAEWFPADLFFSNGHLLPHVFPLQPEHSLSCRKDSTASSSSRSSRQNSWTTASSASLEFPDGPALKKAPIVPSSTNTRVKKPTAATWKRSPCFVVPRWQFLFPAPSGTLSGRRRSVRKSDSVRPSSSERARRDENGILTWLVRKILRTFLTACRDCHSLQPALRDDCSVDGK; this is encoded by the coding sequence ATGGATCCTAACGTCCGGCAACTAGAAGAATATTGCGGGGATGTTGACGACGAGGCGCTGTCGTTTTCCGGCATGATCCTGCATGACGATGTGGAAGGAGAAGGGCCGCACAGCCCCAAGCCATGGGCGAGTCCCGATTTTGAATTCAGCCGGACGAGCTCATGCGGACCGGATGCAGACGCCGCCGAGTGGTTTCCTGCCgatctcttcttctccaacggCCACCTCCTCCCCCATGTCTTCCCCCTCCAGCCGGAGCATTCTCTCTCCTGTCGCAAGGACTCGACCGCCAGCAGCAGCAGCCGCAGCTCCAGGCAGAACAGCTGGACCACCGCGTCGTCGGCGTCGCTGGAATTCCCCGACGGGCCGGCGTTGAAGAAAGCCCCGATAGTGCCCAGTTCCACCAACACCAGAGTTAAGAAGCCGACGGCGGCGACATGGAAGCGGTCGCCTTGTTTCGTCGTGCCGAGGTGGCAGTTCTTGTTTCCGGCACCCTCGGGGACGCTTTCCGGTCGTCGTAGAAGCGTCAGGAAAAGTGACTCCGTCAGGCCAAGTTCCTCGGAGAGAGCACGCAGGGATGAAAATGGTATTTTGACTTGGTTGGTGAGGAAGATCCTCCGTACCTTCCTTACGGCGTGCCGGGACTGCCACTCACTGCAGCCGGCTCTCCGCGACGATTGCAGCGTTGACGGAAAGTGA
- the LOC116247973 gene encoding zinc finger CCCH domain-containing protein 23-like, whose amino-acid sequence MPSVSCSLDQLQFLSGKKARPSLAGFADALDLSPRDGGAATADSLRRLLLQRADSIHSDCSLSPPEAYALRRFLPSNCEDDESVPDDYACDDFRMYEFKVRRCTRARSHDWTDCPFAHPGEKARRRDPRRFNYSGTVCADFRKGACRKGDACEFAHGVFECWLHPERYRTQPCKDGRSCRRKVCFFAHTPQQLRVLTQPNNAQSPSRSPHCCVLCSASAAASASKTAHSNLHQLVPQGGGSSPDSPLMIGVSHFSPPASPPVSPPVSPVSPFFPSYQSMMCDLSNSFENMDLNPINRLSNTNSTTMLNAIPISFAWSQLASVGDRSRAPYSCSSPTALWKLQEEEEDMQREMRMTNRNTIRSMDDQNSGIAMSDPDIAWVNELVM is encoded by the coding sequence ATGCCTAGCGTTTCTTGTTCCCTGGACCAGCTGCAATTCCTTTCGGGGAAGAAAGCACGGCCGTCTCTTGCTGGTTTTGCCGACGCGTTGGATTTGAGTCCGAGGGATGGTGGCGCCGCGACCGCCGACTCTCTGCGGCGGCTTCTCCTTCAGCGAGCGGACTCTATCCACAGCGATTGTTCGCTGTCGCCTCCGGAGGCGTATGCCTTGAGGAGGTTCCTGCCTTCCAACTGTGAGGACGATGAGTCCGTGCCTGACGACTACGCCTGTGATGATTTCAGGATGTATGAGTTCAAGGTCCGGCGATGTACCCGAGCCCGGAGCCACGATTGGACCGACTGCCCTTTTGCCCATCCGGGGGAAAAGGCCCGGCGTCGCGATCCCCGGCGGTTCAACTATTCCGGCACCGTCTGTGCTGACTTTCGGAAGGGTGCGTGCAGGAAAGGGGATGCCTGCGAGTTCGCCCACGGCGTCTTCGAGTGCTGGCTGCATCCGGAGAGGTATCGGACGCAGCCTTGCAAGGACGGCCGGAGCTGCCGGCGCAAGGTGTGCTTCTTCGCCCACACGCCTCAGCAGCTCCGGGTTCTGACTCAGCCGAACAATGCCCAGAGTCCTTCTCGTTCCCCTCACTGCTGCGTTCTCTGCTCCGCCTCCGCTGCTGCCTCTGCATCGAAGACGGCGCACTCCAATCTCCATCAGTTGGTTCCTCAAGGTGGAGGATCCTCCCCGGATTCGCCATTGATGATCGGAGTCTCCCACTTCTCGCCTCCAGCTTCGCCGCCTGTGTCGCCGCCGGTCTCCCCTGTTTCACCATTTTTCCCGTCATATCAAAGCATGATGTGCGACCTCTCGAACTCTTTCGAGAACATGGATCTCAATCCGATCAATCGCTTGAGCAACACCAACTCGACGACGATGCTCAATGCCATTCCGATATCTTTCGCTTGGTCGCAGTTGGCTTCTGTCGGCGATCGAAGCCGAGCTCCCTACTCATGCAGCTCGCCCACTGCTCTGTGGAAACtccaggaggaggaagaagatatGCAGAGGGAAATGAGGATGACCAATCGCAACACCATCCGCAGCATGGACGACCAAAATTCGGGCATTGCCATGTCCGATCCAGATATCGCGTGGGTGAACGAACTAGTCATGtag